The Moorena producens PAL-8-15-08-1 genomic interval ACGTTGAGGGAGTGAGCACTTACCAGGTGAGAGTGACTGGTCCAGAGGTGGATTGGGAGCAGCAAACTAGTGCAACGGAGATACTTTACTCAGGAAAGCAGTCCCTACAACCAGGTGCTCGTTATTGGCTGATTGTCGAGACTGACCAAGGCCAAAATTCTCTAAAGGAAGGGGTGTTCGGGTTTACCATATTCGACGAGAAAAAAGCCCAAGAGGTATCGGCAGCAGCAGAGCAAATTAAGCAAAAGCAGTTGAGTAAGCCAGCAGAAGCACTAGCTTTGGCTCATTTGTACCGCAGCTATGATTTAAAAACTGAAGCCATTGAGCTACTGGACACAGCTTTGGGTAATGAACCTGAGTCGATCCGGGTTTATCAACTTCTGGGGGAGATTTACCAACAAGTGGGATTAAATCGCCTAGCTAGGGAGGGTTACCGGCAAGCCCTAGAACTAGCCAAGGCAGCGGCAGATTTAGACACTCAAGCTCAAGTGCTTGGAGGGCTGGCAGTTACCAGTGGGATTATCGGTCAGAAGGATGAAGCGATCGCGTGGCTAGAGAAAGCGAAAGAGGTTTATCACACCTTGGGAGATCAGGTCGGGGCAGGTCAATTGGAACAACAAATGGTTAAGATTTTAGGGAGCTAATCGTTCATGAAGGCAAGGATCTCAATCAAGCAAGGGCTGATGGCGGCCAGCGTAGTCGGTGTGATCGGGATGAGGGCAGTTC includes:
- a CDS encoding tetratricopeptide repeat protein, with product MQSKKWKILIALVLGLSLVVSLARPARPIASGLNLVVALNPQGQVKLKRSSWPDYQPAFIGASLGATDHLLLASNSFAKVLCQNLTEWQPEDGRDYIVSEGCRPTSKPKLLKSDRDTVIERATNNPDIPYILRPRDSSVLNQQPLLRWHDVEGVSTYQVRVTGPEVDWEQQTSATEILYSGKQSLQPGARYWLIVETDQGQNSLKEGVFGFTIFDEKKAQEVSAAAEQIKQKQLSKPAEALALAHLYRSYDLKTEAIELLDTALGNEPESIRVYQLLGEIYQQVGLNRLAREGYRQALELAKAAADLDTQAQVLGGLAVTSGIIGQKDEAIAWLEKAKEVYHTLGDQVGAGQLEQQMVKILGS